In the Haloarcula salinisoli genome, ACGCCTACGTCGGCCCTGACCGGAACAGCTGGGACGAGTCCTACCGGAACAACAAGCCGACCTGCATGATGTGGTACAACTCCCTGCCGCTGCCGTGGTACTTCGCCGCGGGCGATATGGACGTCGACTGCGAGAACAGCGAGCGGAATCTCGAATCGCTGGCGGACCAGCGCACCTCGCCGGTCATCATCACCCAGAACTTCGACCCGACGGTGCCCGAAGAAGAGCTACGGGCCGCCGGCTACGAGGGTGAGAGCTACCGGCTGCGCACCACCGGCGACCGGAACGTGTTCACGGTCTGGACGAACGAGGACGCCGTCGACAACGGGACGGCGGACTGACAAGCGCCGTCGACAACGGGACGGCGGACTGACAAGCCCCGTCGACAACGGGACGGCGAACTGACAACCGCCGTCGACAACGGGACGGCATAGTGCGAGCGGAACTCGAAGACTTAAGCGGGCCCCAGCGATAGAGCGTCGTATGACACGAACGTCGCCCGGCCCGACCGTGGGCGTGGTTGGCGGGGGGCAGCTCGGACGGATGCTCGGGGAAGCCGCGGCGCCGCTGGGCGTCGAGGTCGTCGTCGCCGACCCGACGCCTGACTGCCCGGCCGCACCGGTGGTGCGCGACCAGCTCGTCGGCGGGTTCGAGGACGAATCGACCTTCCGGGAACTGGCCGAGCGCGCCGACGTACTCACCTTCGAAATCGAACTGGCCGACCCGGACGTGCTCGAAGGGGTCGCCGAAGAGACCGACACGCCGGTCCATCCGGCGCCCGAGACCCTGCGGACCATCCAGGACAAGCTCGTCCAGAAGCGCCGGCTCGCCGAGGCCGGCGTGCCGGTCCCAGAGTTCCGCGGTGTCGACACGGCCGAGGAGCTTCGCGAGGCCTGCGACGAACTGGGCTATCCCGCCATGCTGAAGGCCCGCACCGGCGGCTACGACGGGCGGGGCAACGTCCCGGTCGGCGGTCCCGACGAGGTCGAGGCCGCGATGGCCGACATCGCCGGGCCGGCGATGGTCGAGGAGATGGTCGACTTCGAGCGCGAACTCGCGGTCATGGGCTGTCTGGGTGACGGCGAACGGGACACGTTCCCCGTCACCGAGACCGTCCACCGCGAGGAGATTCTCAGGGAGAGCGTCGCGCCGGCGCGAGCGAGCGCCGAGGTCCGGGACCGGGCCCAATCGGTCGCGATGGACGTCCTCGACGTGATGGAGGGCCGGGGCGTCTTCGGTATCGAGCTGTTCCAGACCAGCGACGACAGGATTCTGCTCAACGAGATAGCCCCCCGCCCCCACAACTCCGGGCACTGGACCATCGAGGGCTGTCACACCTCCCAGTTCGAACAGCACATCCGGGCGGTACTTGGCGACCCCCTCGGGACCACCGAAATTCGAGACCCAACGGTGTCGGCGAACATCCTCGGCGACGTCACCGAGCGCCAGGACGCGGTCATGCACGGCGAGGAGACGGCGCTCTCGACCGCGCGCGCCCACCTCCACTGGTACGGCAAGCGCGAGGTGTACGAGCTCCGGAAGATGGGCCATCTCACGCTGACCGGAGACGACAACGACGACCGCGCCACGCTGCTTGGGGACGTTCGGGACCTGCGCGACGGACTGACGTTTCAGAGCGAGTGAGACGGGTCGTTCCTCGAGCGAGGACAACAGTATCAGCCCGCACCGCAGAGGCCTGGTGATGGCTTGACCAACAGTCGAACGGCCCCTGATTTATTTTCCCGGATGTGATTTATTTTTTCGCCAGAGGCGAAATTTTTAAATCGGCGGTCGTTTATGGGTGTATTCAGATGCATGGAGTCGTGATGACAGGGCTGCGCTCGTTCGTTATCGAACAGCACGACCGCAGCACCTGGGAAGCAGTCAAAGACGCCGCGGGTATAGAGCGGAACCAGTTCACACGGATGGATGACTATCCCGACGAAGAGTTTCTGGGCATATATCAGGTCCTTCTGGACGAATCAGAGGCGACTGGTACGGAGCTCCAGCGGGAGTTCGGCCAGTTCCTCTTCGCCGAGATGGCGGAGATGTACGGCCGAATCTATTTCGACGACGAGTGGGGTGCGCTAGACCTGATAAACAACGTCGAGGAGACGATTCACCAGTCACTCAAGGCCCGCACCGACAGCGGTTTCACACCGCCGGAACTCGAGACGGAGCCGATCGGTGACGGCGGGGTAGCCGTTCTCTATCGGTCCGACCGGCAGCTCTGTGAGTTCGGCAAGGGGCTGCTGATGGGGACCGGCACGCATTACGAGACAGAGCTGACAATCGAGGAGCCACAGTGTATGAAAGACGGTGACGATATCTGCCGAATCGAGGTGCATCAGAATGAGTAACGGGAGAGACACGAATTCGAACGTGGTGACTCGTGGACTCGGTGCGCTTCGCGACGCGTTCACGGGTGGATCCGACGACGCCGAACAGACACAGACAGACGAAGACACCGCTCGAACCGGAGGTGACGAGCCGACCGCTCCCTCCAAGCGGACAGCCGAGGAGTACGCCGACACCATGCAGCAGTGTGCGGACGGTGACCTCACTGTTCGCATGGAGGGGCGAGGCGAAGACGAGGCGATGGACAGAATGGCAGATGAGTTCAACGAGATGGTCAGCGAACTGGAGAAGACGACGGACCATCTCAAATCGTACGTCGGCGAAGTCGAGGGAGCCGGTGTGGGCGTCGAGGAGAGCAGCGACACGGTCCGCAGGGCCAGCGATAACGTCATCGACTCCATGCAGACTATCTCCGGCGATATCGGGGCCCAACGCGAGCAGCTGCAGGCGGCATCCGAGACCATAGACGGGGTCGTAGCGGCCCTCGAAGAGGTCGCTGCGAGCCACCCCGACGCGGACATCGAGCCCCAGATAGCCCGTCTCGAAGAACAGGCCAGCGAGATTCGGGACGCCGCCAATATCGGTGAGGGGGTCCAGACCGAGACCCAGGTCGTCGGCGCAACGGTAGCAGAGCAGTCAGCGGAGCTCAACGACGTCTCCAGACGAGCGAACGACCTCCAGCGGTACGCCACGCCGCTCAGTGCCATCCTCGACCGGTTCAAGACGAACTCGGAAAACGAATCGTCCCTGTCGAACGAGAGCGCGGCGGTCGAGGAGTAGAGAAGCTACTTGCGGTACCGGTCCGACGACCGAGTCACGAGAGGTGTCCTGCTGCGGTGTCGTACGATAGGCGAATCGTTCCGATGACGATTCGAATGCGGAGCCACGTGACCGGGCGATATCGCTGTTTGCTCGATAATTCCCACGGCGAGATATGTCACTCAGGGTGGACGGCACCGAGCAAGACCGAGCGGCATTTGTCCGTCCGGAACCGAGCGTGCGTATGGAGCGACGGGCTTTCCTCCGGGCAGCGGTACCGACGGCAGCCGTCGGATTGGCTGGCTGTATCGGAGGCAGCACACCGACCGACTACGACGTGGGCATGGGTGCAAAGGAGTTCCGACCCGAGACCCTAGAGGTCACGGCCGGGACCACGGTCACCTGGCTCAACACGAACAAGCAGGGCCACTCGGTGACGGCCTACGAGAGCGAGCTCCCCGACGGCGCCGACTACTTCGCCTCGGGCGGATTCGACAGCGAGAAGGCCGCAGAGGACGCCTGGGGCAACAGCTCCGGCGGGACGCTGTTCGAGGGCCAGACGTTCGAACACACCTTCGAGGTGCCCGGGGAGTACCCCTACTTCTGTATCCCACACGAGCGGGGCGGGATGGTCGGCTCCGTCGTCGTGACCGGCGACCGGTCGACCACCGAGACGAGCAGCGCCACGAGGCCGACGGACGGCAACACGACCGCGCCGAACTGAGGGGGTTCGACAGCGCGGCCGCTCAGCGCTCGACAATAAAAAGGAAACTATCCGTCCTGAGCGGTTAGGCTTCGACGTCGACGTCGTCTTCGTCGACATCGACGGCCGTCTCCTCTTCGGCGGCGACTTCCTCTGGTCGGGCTTCGAGCGTGGTCTTCTGGATTTCGACGCGTCGGAGCGGGTAGATGTCCTTGGCCTCACCGTAGATGGCCGAGGAGAGGCGCCCCTCGACGACGCTGTCGATGACTTCCTCGAAGGTCCGGTCCTTGACCGTCTCTTCGACGAGGTCGATCATCGTGCGTCGGATGGCCTTCTCCTGGGAGGCGTCGGCCCGCTTCGTCGTGACGGCGACCGGCTGAATCTGGACGCGGTAGTCGTCCGTCGTCAGCACGGTGATGAAGGCCTCGACCTTCGAGGAGCCACGGCGGACGAGCGAGCGCAGGTAGTCCCGCGTCAGCTCGTGCTTGATGAACTCGGTGTAGGCCGTGTCGGATGCGACCTCGTTGATCTTGAACGTGAGTTTGGTGTTGTTCTCGCTGGCGTCGTTGTTCAGTTCGCCCAGCGTGGTCTCGATGGTGCGGCCGAGCACCTTGTCCGGTTCGTCTGCTGTGGTCTTACCGAGCGTCTCCCGGTCGAACTGCTCGGGAGCCTGCACGGTGTACCACCGTTTCTGCTGTTTGCGCTTGGAAACGCTTCGTTCACTCATGGTTGGATTGTGTTGTGTCAGTCGTAAGCTGTGCTGCGACGCGGAGGTTGACGACGTAGTCGTCGACGGTCGACTGGAGGCCGCTCGTGTTGTCGCGCTCGATAGTGGTGACCACTGTCTCGCCTTCGACGCGGGTGGTCATCTCGGCGGTGTTGTCCGGGCGGACGGCCGCGGCGATACGGTCGGCGCGGTCGGGCGAGCCGAATTCGGTCTCGAGTTCGGCTCGTCTCATACTGCCTCCCGGAACGCTTCGATGAGTTCCGACGTCGGAACGTCGAACTGTGCGCGGGCGCGGTCGCCCTGTCCCACCGTCTCACCGGCGATGTCATCGGTCGCGGCCCGCATGGTCGCGGCGACATCCCGGCCGTCTGTGGCGCGGGCGGCCGCCTCACCGTCGGTGACGACGAGGGCGACCGGCTCGGGCGCTTGGAAGTCCGCAACGAGGCGTGCGACGGTGCCCACGGGCATCGCGTCGCCGCGGGCGACGAACAGGCCGTCGTACCGGCCCGTGGTCGCGTCGGCGACGGCCCTGTGAGCGTCGCTGGCGTGTGTTCGCCAGGCCGAGAGCGCGTTCTCGCGAACGCCCTCGTGGCCCAGGGCGAGCGCGATGCCCGTGCCTGGCGCCTCACGGGCGACCGCGTCGAGCACGTCGGCGTAGCCGCCGACCGTCTCGAAGGGGCCGCCGGCGTAGGGGTGGAGTCCCCGAGCGACGGCGTCGGTCGCCCGCTCGGGAGCGTCCTCGGTGACCGCAAGGGCGACCATCGACGCGACGCGCCGGTGGCCGTCGTCGGTCAGGTCCGCGCTCGTGGTGGACGGGAGGTCCAGTTCGGCGAGGGCGGTCCGTGCCGCCTCGGCGTCGCCGGAGAACGGCCCCGACAGCAGTGTCGAGTGGGCCAGTCCGTCGGCGATATCCGCGACCGGGACGGCGAGTCCCGGGCGGCGCTCGAGGCCAGACCGCTCGGCGGCGTCGGCCACGGTTCCGTCCACGTCGCCGCCGGCGATCGTGCCGGCCAGCGCGAGGACGGGGTCGGGGCTGGCGCCGAGCTCGCGGGCGACGGCGAAGGCCGTCGCGGCCGGCTGCGCCGAGAGCGTGTGGTCGGCTGTGGAGTGGCCGGCACCGAGCGCGACAGTCACGTCGGCCTCTGTGGTCCGGTCGGGGTTGGCGAAGGGGCCGACGACGCTCGCCTGGAAGGGCGTGTCGTCGGCCGTCAGTGCCCGCGCCAGCACGCCCGTGCCGGCCAGCGAATCGCCGGTCGCGTCGCTGACGAGCCGCACGAAGGCGGACTCGTTGAGCGCGGCGGCGAGGTCACTGGGCGAGGGGGCTGGCGCCTGGTCCCGACCGGTAGCCGACATTACAGGAGCTGGACAGCTTTCTCGTAGCTGTAGGTGAAGTCCTCGTCGAGCTCGTCACCGCGGTAGTAGTCGACGAGCCGGCGAATCTTCGACTGCGTGTTCTGGAGCGCACGCTTGTTCTGGTGGTCGCCGGGGTTCTCGTCCATGTGGTCGCGCAGTCGGACGGCGCGTTTCATCAGGTTGCGGAGGTCCTCGGGGAAGTCCGGTTCGGCGTCGTTGTCCTCGAGAATCTCGGTGACCTTCTTGCCGGTCGCGAGCTTGACGTTCGGCACCGGGGTGCCCTGGACGCCTTCGTCGCGCAGTTTCAGGCCGATCTCGCTTGGCGAGTGACCCTGTTCGGCGAGTTCGACGACGCGCTCCTCG is a window encoding:
- a CDS encoding 5-(carboxyamino)imidazole ribonucleotide synthase, encoding MTRTSPGPTVGVVGGGQLGRMLGEAAAPLGVEVVVADPTPDCPAAPVVRDQLVGGFEDESTFRELAERADVLTFEIELADPDVLEGVAEETDTPVHPAPETLRTIQDKLVQKRRLAEAGVPVPEFRGVDTAEELREACDELGYPAMLKARTGGYDGRGNVPVGGPDEVEAAMADIAGPAMVEEMVDFERELAVMGCLGDGERDTFPVTETVHREEILRESVAPARASAEVRDRAQSVAMDVLDVMEGRGVFGIELFQTSDDRILLNEIAPRPHNSGHWTIEGCHTSQFEQHIRAVLGDPLGTTEIRDPTVSANILGDVTERQDAVMHGEETALSTARAHLHWYGKREVYELRKMGHLTLTGDDNDDRATLLGDVRDLRDGLTFQSE
- a CDS encoding heme NO-binding domain-containing protein — its product is MHGVVMTGLRSFVIEQHDRSTWEAVKDAAGIERNQFTRMDDYPDEEFLGIYQVLLDESEATGTELQREFGQFLFAEMAEMYGRIYFDDEWGALDLINNVEETIHQSLKARTDSGFTPPELETEPIGDGGVAVLYRSDRQLCEFGKGLLMGTGTHYETELTIEEPQCMKDGDDICRIEVHQNE
- a CDS encoding methyl-accepting chemotaxis protein translates to MSNGRDTNSNVVTRGLGALRDAFTGGSDDAEQTQTDEDTARTGGDEPTAPSKRTAEEYADTMQQCADGDLTVRMEGRGEDEAMDRMADEFNEMVSELEKTTDHLKSYVGEVEGAGVGVEESSDTVRRASDNVIDSMQTISGDIGAQREQLQAASETIDGVVAALEEVAASHPDADIEPQIARLEEQASEIRDAANIGEGVQTETQVVGATVAEQSAELNDVSRRANDLQRYATPLSAILDRFKTNSENESSLSNESAAVEE
- a CDS encoding plastocyanin/azurin family copper-binding protein, whose amino-acid sequence is MERRAFLRAAVPTAAVGLAGCIGGSTPTDYDVGMGAKEFRPETLEVTAGTTVTWLNTNKQGHSVTAYESELPDGADYFASGGFDSEKAAEDAWGNSSGGTLFEGQTFEHTFEVPGEYPYFCIPHERGGMVGSVVVTGDRSTTETSSATRPTDGNTTAPN
- a CDS encoding 30S ribosomal protein S3ae, with the protein product MSERSVSKRKQQKRWYTVQAPEQFDRETLGKTTADEPDKVLGRTIETTLGELNNDASENNTKLTFKINEVASDTAYTEFIKHELTRDYLRSLVRRGSSKVEAFITVLTTDDYRVQIQPVAVTTKRADASQEKAIRRTMIDLVEETVKDRTFEEVIDSVVEGRLSSAIYGEAKDIYPLRRVEIQKTTLEARPEEVAAEEETAVDVDEDDVDVEA
- a CDS encoding KEOPS complex subunit Pcc1, giving the protein MRRAELETEFGSPDRADRIAAAVRPDNTAEMTTRVEGETVVTTIERDNTSGLQSTVDDYVVNLRVAAQLTTDTTQSNHE
- a CDS encoding 30S ribosomal protein S15, whose protein sequence is MARMHTRRRGSSDSDKPAADEPPEWSDVEEDAIEERVVELAEQGHSPSEIGLKLRDEGVQGTPVPNVKLATGKKVTEILEDNDAEPDFPEDLRNLMKRAVRLRDHMDENPGDHQNKRALQNTQSKIRRLVDYYRGDELDEDFTYSYEKAVQLL